Proteins encoded by one window of Gammaproteobacteria bacterium:
- a CDS encoding DUF6387 family protein — MTETIIKSVNQLPAWYKLENYNKTNEFGESEWYDELMARFFIRYCLKYFKVVPEHIRSYWEVIKSSGLIYQQFKDEELKLRLSAYSPFIHHFVLYKEKSARKEQSRSVNSITRFTMYGSYVLNDKDNQAEINKRMRVLLNKKEGYVEDEPGEDAVAWLTQPFDDFESDIRTGLKDKFGYARVELNASDEQINQDFAAWLAEERKRRGCITSKKNFNGIDFKSWSDSAILPYLDLIFWAQMEKVKINQYVMAQAIYTDAYALGSEVDPLGKLKTTKKKAVYLMNHETMKLLEMQVNELVDGESMLTVTMETS, encoded by the coding sequence ATGACAGAAACAATTATTAAATCAGTAAATCAATTGCCTGCATGGTATAAGCTGGAGAATTACAACAAAACCAATGAATTTGGTGAGAGTGAATGGTATGACGAATTAATGGCGCGTTTCTTTATCAGGTATTGTCTAAAATATTTTAAAGTTGTTCCCGAGCATATTCGCTCCTATTGGGAAGTCATTAAAAGTTCTGGATTAATCTATCAGCAGTTTAAAGATGAGGAGTTAAAACTGAGGCTATCGGCATATAGTCCCTTTATTCATCATTTCGTTTTATATAAAGAAAAATCTGCACGCAAGGAGCAATCTCGTAGTGTTAATTCCATTACAAGATTTACAATGTATGGTAGCTACGTTCTTAATGATAAGGATAATCAAGCGGAAATAAATAAAAGGATGCGGGTACTATTAAACAAGAAGGAAGGCTATGTGGAAGATGAGCCTGGTGAGGATGCAGTAGCATGGCTAACACAGCCATTTGACGATTTTGAGAGTGATATACGAACTGGACTAAAAGATAAATTTGGATATGCCAGAGTGGAACTGAATGCTAGTGATGAGCAGATTAACCAAGATTTTGCCGCTTGGCTTGCCGAAGAGAGGAAAAGACGTGGCTGTATTACCTCAAAGAAGAATTTCAATGGGATTGATTTCAAAAGCTGGTCTGATTCGGCGATTTTACCTTATTTAGACTTGATATTTTGGGCACAAATGGAAAAAGTCAAAATAAATCAATATGTTATGGCGCAGGCCATTTACACAGATGCTTATGCTTTGGGCTCTGAAGTAGATCCTTTAGGTAAATTGAAGACCACCAAAAAGAAAGCAGTCTATCTAATGAATCACGAAACTATGAAATTGTTAGAAATGCAGGTTAATGAATTAGTAGATGGCGAGAGCATGCTAACGGTAACAATGGAGACTTCATAG
- a CDS encoding DUF3800 domain-containing protein translates to MIIYLDESGDLGFDFSLSRTSHYLIMACLVCNTPQSVQAMQRAVRLTLKNKLAASYDEIKGGNTSLAVKKYFYNHLTKNNHWEIISIAADKRAWLRHHAKVPDTAAKNLFYDEIAKRLLSQINLLTNNTPIQLVVDKSKTKNAIKDFDLCISTVMRSFISDKTPFSIYHRQSYADPGLQATDMFGWGIYRKYQRNDLEWYEVFKERIALEMEFKF, encoded by the coding sequence TTGATTATTTATTTAGATGAATCAGGTGATTTGGGGTTTGATTTTTCCCTTTCGCGCACCAGCCATTATTTGATAATGGCTTGCTTAGTTTGTAATACTCCGCAATCGGTTCAAGCTATGCAAAGGGCTGTTCGCTTAACCTTGAAGAATAAGCTAGCAGCCAGTTATGATGAAATTAAGGGTGGCAATACTTCATTGGCGGTTAAAAAATACTTTTATAACCATTTGACGAAAAATAATCACTGGGAAATTATATCTATTGCAGCCGATAAACGGGCATGGCTACGCCATCATGCCAAAGTGCCTGATACTGCAGCTAAAAATCTGTTTTATGACGAAATAGCCAAAAGGCTGTTATCTCAGATCAACCTACTGACCAATAACACGCCTATCCAATTGGTTGTAGATAAATCTAAGACTAAAAATGCTATAAAAGATTTTGATCTCTGTATTTCAACGGTAATGCGCTCATTTATTTCGGATAAGACCCCGTTTTCTATTTACCACCGACAGTCCTATGCAGACCCTGGTCTACAGGCAACGGATATGTTTGGTTGGGGGATTTATCGTAAGTACCAGCGAAATGACCTGGAATGGTATGAAGTTTTTAAGGAAAGGATCGCACTTGAGATGGAGTTCAAATTTTAG
- a CDS encoding helix-turn-helix domain-containing protein, whose protein sequence is MSTKLDIEFTTLFKPSDLLTREEAAKYLRVSPCTLAVWASVKRYNLPYIKVGRSAKYRFADLENFIRQRTVTQQEL, encoded by the coding sequence ATGTCAACTAAGTTAGACATCGAATTTACAACACTATTTAAACCATCCGATCTGTTAACCCGCGAAGAAGCAGCCAAGTATCTACGGGTATCCCCCTGCACTTTGGCTGTCTGGGCAAGCGTGAAACGTTATAACTTGCCTTATATCAAAGTTGGTCGCTCAGCAAAATATCGCTTCGCTGATTTGGAGAACTTTATCAGACAGCGCACTGTGACCCAGCAAGAGTTATGA
- a CDS encoding DUF927 domain-containing protein: protein MPEVFNNNGSREFPRPEQIAAQRYTKKLIRQGFKKQALHIYQSVDGQTIYWRIRLKHPVTSEKWIRPLSCDEKGNFILKEPEFKQGKPLYRLPQLIQNPATIWVVEGEFCADHLAKLGINVTTSGSVDSVQVTDWSPLTGRNVIIWPDNDIAGIQYGNAVTQHLQALDCKVHWVDIAQLNLPPKADCIDWLAEHIGTTLQDVIALPLMPPPESERQKSVVSQETKTQPPNEDRSAFFTVNTKGVFYWAEEEPRWICSSMKIKALARDKLSENWGRLLEFADADGRVHTWAMPMEMLKGGGEELRGELLRLGLEIATGIKARNLLFEYIVTSKPEARACCVKRTGWHPPVFVFPHRTIGETTEMVIYQSENPTQDYQQSGSLEEWQRTIASLCAGNSRLVLAVSCAFAAMLLYPAGAESGGINLVGESSSGKTTALRVAASIYGAPDYMHRWRATTNGLEALAALRSDTLLVLDELAQVDAKEAGEIAYMLANGNGKARAARSGLARSRAEWRMLFLSAGEIGLAQHLEEAGKKAKAGQEVRLVDIPANANKGLGIFENLHDQSSAADFSRELLEATTKYYGIAAQVFLETLTAIPDIATLTTTIKKLCRQFMADNLPPKASGQVHRVCERFALIAAAGELASSYGITGWYEGEASRAAKQCFCDWINYRGGVENQEHTQVLSQVRRFFESHGESRFSELGSQNSRTLQRAGFKKTDPGNTSTIYYVLPQVFRHEICGGLDYRNAVRILLAEGCLLPDAYNNAYRREVLPGIGRARCYVFTAKLWE, encoded by the coding sequence TTGCCGGAGGTTTTCAATAACAATGGGTCTCGCGAGTTTCCTAGGCCAGAACAAATTGCCGCCCAGCGTTATACAAAAAAGTTGATACGTCAGGGATTTAAAAAACAGGCGTTGCATATTTATCAGAGTGTGGATGGCCAAACGATTTATTGGCGTATCCGTCTAAAACATCCTGTGACAAGTGAGAAATGGATTCGACCATTAAGCTGTGATGAAAAAGGTAATTTTATTTTGAAGGAGCCTGAATTTAAACAAGGTAAACCACTTTATCGGCTACCGCAGTTAATTCAAAACCCTGCAACAATTTGGGTGGTCGAGGGAGAATTCTGTGCTGACCACTTGGCCAAATTAGGCATTAACGTGACCACATCAGGTAGCGTCGATAGTGTACAAGTTACAGATTGGTCGCCATTGACAGGACGTAACGTCATTATCTGGCCAGATAATGACATTGCAGGCATTCAATATGGTAATGCAGTTACTCAGCACCTGCAGGCTTTAGATTGTAAGGTACATTGGGTGGATATAGCGCAATTAAATCTGCCGCCCAAGGCAGACTGTATTGATTGGTTAGCAGAACATATCGGTACCACTTTACAAGATGTAATTGCACTGCCTTTAATGCCACCACCCGAATCCGAAAGACAAAAGTCAGTAGTTTCTCAAGAAACTAAAACACAGCCGCCCAATGAAGATCGCAGTGCATTTTTTACCGTCAACACCAAAGGTGTTTTTTATTGGGCTGAGGAGGAACCGCGTTGGATTTGCTCCAGCATGAAGATAAAAGCACTAGCACGAGACAAGCTTTCGGAGAATTGGGGCAGACTATTGGAATTCGCTGATGCCGATGGCCGCGTGCATACCTGGGCAATGCCGATGGAGATGTTGAAGGGTGGTGGTGAAGAGTTGCGGGGTGAATTGCTACGCCTGGGATTAGAAATTGCCACGGGTATCAAGGCGCGGAATTTGCTATTTGAATACATCGTCACCAGTAAACCAGAGGCGAGAGCCTGTTGTGTAAAACGCACGGGATGGCATCCACCTGTCTTTGTTTTTCCTCATCGTACTATTGGTGAAACAACCGAGATGGTGATTTATCAGTCTGAGAATCCTACTCAAGATTACCAACAGTCAGGCAGCCTGGAAGAGTGGCAACGCACGATAGCTTCCTTATGTGCTGGCAACTCCAGACTAGTATTAGCTGTGTCGTGTGCTTTTGCAGCCATGTTGTTGTATCCCGCAGGCGCTGAATCCGGCGGCATAAATCTTGTAGGTGAATCCAGTAGCGGCAAAACCACAGCCTTGCGAGTGGCGGCTTCCATTTATGGTGCGCCGGATTATATGCACCGTTGGCGCGCTACTACCAATGGGCTGGAAGCTTTGGCTGCTCTGCGTTCAGATACTTTGCTGGTCCTGGATGAGTTGGCGCAAGTCGATGCAAAAGAGGCTGGTGAAATAGCCTATATGTTGGCTAATGGTAACGGCAAAGCCCGTGCTGCTCGCAGTGGTTTGGCAAGATCGCGAGCGGAATGGCGGATGTTGTTTTTATCCGCTGGTGAGATTGGCTTGGCTCAGCATTTGGAGGAAGCCGGTAAAAAAGCTAAGGCAGGGCAAGAAGTTCGTTTAGTAGATATTCCAGCAAATGCTAACAAAGGATTAGGCATTTTTGAAAATCTACACGATCAAAGTTCTGCCGCGGATTTCAGCAGAGAACTATTGGAAGCCACCACAAAATATTATGGAATTGCGGCGCAAGTATTTTTGGAGACCCTGACCGCAATTCCCGATATCGCTACGCTAACTACCACCATCAAAAAGCTATGCCGACAATTCATGGCGGATAATCTGCCGCCAAAAGCCAGTGGACAAGTGCACCGCGTGTGCGAACGTTTTGCATTGATTGCTGCTGCCGGCGAGTTGGCGTCGAGTTATGGTATCACTGGTTGGTATGAAGGAGAAGCCAGTCGTGCAGCGAAGCAATGTTTTTGTGATTGGATCAATTACCGTGGTGGTGTCGAAAACCAGGAGCATACTCAAGTGCTATCCCAAGTACGTCGCTTCTTTGAATCACATGGCGAATCTCGCTTTAGTGAATTGGGTTCACAAAATTCCCGCACGTTACAGAGAGCAGGTTTCAAGAAAACTGATCCAGGAAATACGAGCACGATTTACTATGTCTTGCCACAGGTTTTCCGGCATGAAATTTGTGGGGGTTTGGATTACCGAAATGCAGTACGCATTTTATTGGCGGAAGGTTGTTTGCTGCCGGATGCTTATAACAATGCTTATCGGCGTGAAGTGTTACCTGGAATTGGGCGTGCCCGATGTTATGTATTTACTGCCAAACTTTGGGAGTAA
- a CDS encoding site-specific integrase: MPSFRNPKKQAEHAVKQKLEINQARHTHRDDKKIHSLGTARNYTQALTRLAKWLQENRLNDLKQLDVRTAEKYLELRGQSVGQKLLDQERQAIQLHLGINLPVIRSELTQILKSRAYTIQQVEAIARLQTEKYSLATQIATVSGLRAHELLTLQRLQERRASQHRQWSSQRFIGRSGEVYTVVGKGGLIREVLIPTQLAHQLEAKRLTNPIRINDRHIHYYQHYDIGGGKGWSNSFSAASKRLLGWSHGAHGLRHSYAQQRMVELQQNGFLYPDALAIISQELGHFRPDITEVYLR; encoded by the coding sequence ATGCCGAGTTTTCGTAATCCTAAAAAGCAAGCGGAACATGCCGTAAAGCAGAAATTGGAAATTAACCAAGCACGCCATACTCACCGCGATGATAAAAAAATTCATAGCTTGGGAACGGCGCGTAATTATACCCAAGCATTGACACGATTAGCTAAATGGCTGCAAGAAAACAGGTTAAATGATTTAAAGCAATTGGACGTTAGAACTGCTGAGAAATATTTAGAACTGCGTGGCCAAAGCGTCGGTCAAAAACTGTTAGATCAAGAACGTCAGGCCATCCAATTGCATTTAGGCATTAATCTGCCAGTGATTCGGTCAGAATTGACTCAGATTTTAAAGAGCCGTGCCTATACGATACAACAGGTGGAGGCTATCGCTAGGTTACAGACAGAAAAGTATTCCTTGGCAACGCAAATAGCCACAGTTTCCGGATTGCGCGCCCATGAATTGCTGACCTTGCAAAGGTTGCAAGAACGCAGAGCCAGCCAGCACCGCCAATGGTCTTCACAGCGGTTTATTGGTAGAAGCGGTGAGGTCTATACCGTGGTTGGTAAGGGAGGGTTAATTCGAGAGGTATTAATTCCAACACAATTAGCCCATCAATTAGAAGCTAAGCGCTTAACTAATCCTATACGAATTAATGATCGTCATATTCATTATTATCAACATTATGATATCGGTGGCGGCAAAGGCTGGTCTAACAGTTTTTCTGCCGCCAGTAAAAGATTATTAGGCTGGTCACATGGTGCACATGGGCTGCGCCATAGCTATGCACAACAGCGTATGGTTGAATTACAGCAGAACGGATTTTTATATCCAGATGCTTTGGCAATCATCAGCCAGGAGCTAGGCCATTTTAGGCCGGATATTACAGAGGTTTATTTACGATGA